A window from Esox lucius isolate fEsoLuc1 chromosome 16, fEsoLuc1.pri, whole genome shotgun sequence encodes these proteins:
- the lrrfip1a gene encoding leucine-rich repeat flightless-interacting protein 1 isoform X14 translates to MGTQGTGRKRNPNKDRSTAEDDALNLIAREAEARLAAKRAARAEAREIRMKELERQQKEISDDDERMSVGSRGSVREEKDYQEKGARTSSTLSAATLGSLGGSSSRRGSGETSLVGDNETSIREIKEIHELKDQIQDVESKYMQSLKEVKDALVEVEEKYRKAMVSNAQLDNEKNNLMYQVDTLKDSLMELEELLSESRREYEEKAKDLEREKHAHGVLQFQFTTMKETLKQSEELLTEIRQMRLKQDGLVRDISDLQETVEWKDKKIGALERQKEYADAIRNERDELRDEVVQLKDILKKHGIVLGPDLTTNGETLEVGTEGSVSGDSAPQLAQDSQMPPTEGGNGMLGRAQEMELEGRGDKVMEPGRSRQQEDRHEEEAREIKLTLPNPCNLAFVTETETFTEAQPFSTTLVNEVEMEDQKIYKDSDNDITGAVKHGPICDPEVLVVVTASEDKVTGEGDGYKAAGIAGTGGDEVTNKGEMGIKNDKADDAETKVTNIRDDTKEKPSKEPTLESSAADETENLELCREVVKSIDLCFQPRQSVEDIVNNGTQISLGNDLDSNKIEANCETQPEPQKTKAEVLLETNAHQGGKKKRKGKKKKGMTQDDENREENHSSTEKDLVSMKNRTHIPQGTDLDTSESPVESKSEPQSDALNIKNAEALPETTDQIDSKPEPQSEPPKTENEETLPENTDKQPLISQDTDVDANMSSVESKPEPKSEPSKIKNAEPLPEIQPQIPQGTDLDISKSQIGSKSEPQSEPPKTENDETLPENTDKQPPAQGGKKKRKGKKKGEKQGNVKQESKTEKDLASTPADKEPVDNLVEDVVTIEAQQLLEVEIGCLPDRELQIPEETAQNVAEEEWNLKEVDEVAEDERLEVKNKEQPIKNQEIFQFGQAKTEEVVTKKKKKKMKKDHEKPSIESDKSDGETSLLCHGSKIEIADSIDHSKCVISADYLKEELESKTNSHAQTEKLGYTNSPDNFADDLNSSANAECSLGSDLSKPENLNNVKVEACVTPSVEEAETIQETKEHENNQYSPKVLRARTEPEEHIFRDCFTDHTDGDSKNAEQDQEEAGQDEQNESPVEHISTSELEGSLIALSANVEKCNSSSEDNCSSTLLDHNCPAAETLNLPEQQTDLTDCPVADEHLNEKKKQETLDAGEVSNDQVSTETKLSDIETQPQEPAKEIPETIYCFREPGHNESGPCTVVAVADDHIEVKLEDMEDGHKPRPSDEVNFDIEDDENDEGQSFDFDDLDSEISANIQSPVKLGQEVSLTSEGEKNEVEAAGDETKEEDVDKSSGKLLGKGEQVSMVASQQPLEERSVDLQNPEAKSQTIVEDRNTNEEQPIAVQEVINVTCALKDISEEGVSVTVGQQEVETSERLMNANDVGGFPVEEGEEAIQYGSQQGSRGSIQSIEDAAGGDNDLTTMTSLKKGSKKGKGKGKEDCRMS, encoded by the exons GAGGAGAAAGACTATCAGGAAAAGGGAGCTCGAACCTCTTCAACGCTATCAGCGGCCACCCTCGGCTCGCTGGGTGGGTCTTCTTCCCGTAGAGGAAGTGGCGAAACGTCCCTCGTTGGTGACAATGAGACGTCCATACGGGAGATCAAG GAGATTCATGAGCTGAAGGATCAGATTCAAGATGTGGAGTCGAAGTACATGCAGAGCCTCAAAGAAGTTAAG GATGCCCTAGTTGAAGTGGAAGAGAAGTACCGTAAGGCTATGGTGTCCAACGCCCAGTTAGACAATGAGAAGAACAACCTGATGTACCAAGTGGACACCCTGAAGGACTCCCTCATGGAACTAGAGGAGCTGCTGTCTGAGTCACGACGCGAGTATGAGGAGAAGGCCAAG GACTTGGAGCGTGAGAAACATGCCCATGGTGTGCTGCAATTCCAGTTCACCACCATGAAGGAGACACTGAAACAGAGCGAGGAGCTACTAACC GAGATCCGTCAGATGCGTCTGAAACAGGATGGCTTAGTTAGGGATATCTCTGACCTGCAGGAAACAGTGGAGTGGAAGGATAAAAAGATTGGG GCCTTAGAACGGCAGAAGGAGTATGCTGACGCCATCCGAAATGAGCGAGATGAGCTCAGGGATGAGGTGGTCCAGCTGAAAGATATTCTAAAG AAACATGGAATTGTCCTCGGACCTGATCTTACCACCAATGGGGAAACGCTAGAGGTGGGCACTGAAGGGTCAGTGAGTGGAGATTCAGCTCCTCAATTGGCTCAGGACTCCCAGATGCCGCCCACAGAAGGGGGAAACGGCATGCTTG GCAGAGCTCAGGAGATGGAGTTGGAAGGTAGAGGAGATAAGGTGATGGAACCAGGAAGGTCCAGGCAGCAAGAAGACAGACATGAGGAAGAGGCTCGAGAGATCAAACTGACCTTGCCCAACCCCTGTAACCTCGCTTTTGttacagaaacagaaacatttacagaggCTCAGCCATTCTCCACTACACTGGTGAATGAGGTTGAGATGGAAGACCAAAAGATCTACAAGGACTCTGACAATGACATAACTGGTGCAGTCAAACATGGACCAATTTGTGATCCTGAGGTACTTGTGGTAGTAACAGCTTCTGAGGACAAGGTTACAGGAGAAGGTGATGGGTACAAAGCAGCAGGCATAGCGGGGACAGGGGGAGATGAGGTCACAAACAAAGGGGAAATGGGGATAAAAAATGACAAGGCAGATGATGCAGAAACCAAAGTCACCAACATCAGGGATGACACCAAAGAGAAGCCTTCCAAAGAGCCTACCTTAGAATCCAGTGCAGCAGATGAAACAGAAAATCTAGAATTGTGTAGAGAAGTTGTGAAAAGCATAGACTTGTGTTTTCAGCCTAGACAATCTGTTGAGGACATTGTGAACAATGGCACCCAAATTAGCCTGGGGAATGACCTTGATAGTAATAAGATTGAAGCAAACTGTGAGACCCAACCTGAGCCTCAAAAAACTAAGGCAGAAGTGTTACTAGAGACCAATGCACACCAAGGagggaagaagaagaggaaaggCAAGAAGAAGAAGGGAATGACACAAGATGATGAAAACCGGGAAGAGAACCATAGTTCAACTGAAAAAGATTTAGTCTCAATGAAAAATAGAACACATATTCCCCAAGGCACAGACCTTGATACTAGTGAGAGCCCTGTTGAATCAAAATCTGAGCCACAATCTGACGCTCTAAACATTAAAAATGCTGAAGCCCTACCGGAGACCACAGATCAAATCGACTCAAAGCCTGAGCCTCAATCTGAGCCtccaaaaactgaaaatgaagAAACCCTACCagagaacacagacaaacagccaCTTATTTCCCAAGACACAGATGTTGATGCTAATATGAGCTCAGTTGAATCAAAGCCTGAACCTAAGTCTGAgccttcaaaaataaaaaatgctgaaCCCCTACCAGAAATACAGCCACAAATTCCCCAAGGGACAGACTTGGATATTAGTAAGAGCCAAATCGGATCAAAATCTGAACCTCAGTCTGAGCCtccaaaaactgaaaatgatGAAACCCTACCagagaacacagacaaacagccaCCTGCTCAAGGTGGcaaaaagaagagaaagggCAAAAAGAAGGGAGAGAAACAAGGTAATGTAAAGCAGGAGAGCAAAACTGAAAAAGATCTGGCCTCCACCCCAGCTGATAAAGAGCCTGTAGACAACTTAGTAGAAGACGTTGTCACTATAGAAGCACAACAGCTTCTTGAGGTGGAGATTGGTTGTTTACCGGATAGAGAGCTCCAAATACCTGAAGAAACTGCACAAAATGTAGCTGAGGAGGAATGGAACCTAAAGGAAGTAGATGAAGTTGCAGAAGATGAAAGACTTGAGGTAAAGAATAAGGAGCAGCCCATTAAAaaccaagaaatatttcagtttggcCAGGCTAAGACTGAGGAAGTTGTtacaaagaagaaaaagaagaaaatgaagaaGGACCATGAAAAACCCTCAATCGAATCCGATAAATCAGATGGTGAGACGTCACTACTATGCCATGGGTCCAAAATTGAAATTGCTGATTCCATTGACCACTCCAAGTGTGTAATCAGTGCTGATTACCTTAAAGAGGAattggaatctaaaacaaattccCATGCTCAAACAGAGAAGTTGGGTTACACAAACAGTCCTGATAATTTTGCAGACGACTTGAACTCTTCTGCTAATGCAGAATGTTCATTAGGCTCTGACCTGTCCAAACCTGAGAATTTAAACAATGTCAAAGTGGAAGCATGTGTCACGCCCTCTGTTGAAGAAGCTGAAACAATCCAAGAAACAAAGGAACATGAGAATAATCAATACAGTCCCAAAGTTCTGAGAGCGAGAACTGAACCTGAAGAACATATTTTCCGTGATTGTTTCACTGATCACACAGACGGTGATAGCAAAAATGCAGAGCAAGACCAGGAAGAGGCAGGTCAGGATGAACAAAATGAAAGCCCAGTGGAGCATATAAGTACATCTGAACTTGAAGGCTCTTTGATAGCACTGTCAGCAAATGTAGAGAAATGCAACTCTTCATCAGAAGACAACTGTAGTAGCACATTGCTTGACCACAATTGCCCTGCTGCTGAGACTCTGAATCTGCCTGAGCAACAGACAGATCTAACTGATTGTCCAGTTGCTGACGAGCacttaaatgaaaagaaaaagcaaGAAACACTTGATGCAGGAGAGGTTTCCAATGATCAGGTCTCTACAGAGACCAAGCTGAGTGATATAGAAACACAACCACAGGAGCCTGCGAAAGAAATTCCAGAGACCATTTACTGCTTTAGGGAACCAGGCCACAATGAAAGCGGACCATGCACTGTTGTGGCTGTAGCGGACGATCACATTGAGGTTAAACTGGAAGATATGGAAGACGGCCACAAACCTAGACCCAGTGATGAGGTGAATTTTGACATAGAGGATGATGAAAATGACGAGGGCCAATCATTTGACTTTGATGACCTGGATTCTGAGATCTCTGCAAACATACAATCACCAGTCAAGTTAGGCCAGGAGGTGAGCTTGACGTctgaaggggaaaaaaatgagGTAGAGGCGGCTGGAGATGAGACAAAGGAGGAGGACGTGGACAAGTCTTCTGGCAAACTCTTGGGCAAAGGAGAGCAAGTTAGCATGGTGGCCAGTCAACAGCCACTTGAAGAGAGATCAGTGGACCTCCAAAACCCTGAAGCAAAATCACAAACCATAGTCGAGGACCGGAATACAAATGAAGAGCAACCTATTGCAGTCCAGGAAGTGATTAATGTAACATGTGCACTAAAAGATATTTCAGAGGAGGGAGTGAGTGTGACTGTTGGACAGCAAGAAGTAGAAACGAGTGAGAGACTGATGAATGCAAATGACGTAGGGGGTTTCCCTGtagaggagggggaagaggCGATCCAGTATGGGTCACAGCAAGGTAGTAGAGGAAGTATTCAAAGTATAGAGGATGCAGCAGGGGGCGATAATGACCTAACAACTATGACAAGTTTGAAAAAAGGTAGCAAGAAAGGAAAAGGTAAAGGGAAAGAAGACTGTCGAATGTCCTAG
- the lrrfip1a gene encoding leucine-rich repeat flightless-interacting protein 1 isoform X12, whose translation MGTQGTGRKRNPNKDRSTAEDDALNLIAREAEARLAAKRAARAEAREIRMKELERQQKEIYQVQKKYYGLDNKSENKVDSEWGRIEKWMEDSERYSRPSQRHTSISDDDERMSVGSRGSVREEKDYQEKGARTSSTLSAATLGSLGGSSSRRGSGETSLVGDNETSIREIKEIHELKDQIQDVESKYMQSLKEVKDALVEVEEKYRKAMVSNAQLDNEKNNLMYQVDTLKDSLMELEELLSESRREYEEKAKDLEREKHAHGVLQFQFTTMKETLKQSEELLTEIRQMRLKQDGLVRDISDLQETVEWKDKKIGALERQKEYADAIRNERDELRDEVVQLKDILKKHGIVLGPDLTTNGETLEVGTEGSVSGDSAPQLAQDSQMPPTEGGNGMLGRAQEMELEGRGDKVMEPGRSRQQEDRHEEEAREIKLTLPNPCNLAFVTETETFTEAQPFSTTLVNEVEMEDQKIYKDSDNDITGAVKHGPICDPEVLVVVTASEDKVTGEGDGYKAAGIAGTGGDEVTNKGEMGIKNDKADDAETKVTNIRDDTKEKPSKEPTLESSAADETENLELCREVVKSIDLCFQPRQSVEDIVNNGTQISLGNDLDSNKIEANCETQPEPQKTKAEVLLETNAHQGGKKKRKGKKKKGMTQDDENREENHSSTEKDLVSMKNRTHIPQGTDLDTSESPVESKSEPQSDALNIKNAEALPETTDQIDSKPEPQSEPPKTENEETLPENTDKQPLISQDTDVDANMSSVESKPEPKSEPSKIKNAEPLPEIQPQIPQGTDLDISKSQIGSKSEPQSEPPKTENDETLPENTDKQPPAQGGKKKRKGKKKGEKQGNVKQESKTEKDLASTPADKEPVDNLVEDVVTIEAQQLLEVEIGCLPDRELQIPEETAQNVAEEEWNLKEVDEVAEDERLEVKNKEQPIKNQEIFQFGQAKTEEVVTKKKKKKMKKDHEKPSIESDKSDGETSLLCHGSKIEIADSIDHSKCVISADYLKEELESKTNSHAQTEKLGYTNSPDNFADDLNSSANAECSLGSDLSKPENLNNVKVEACVTPSVEEAETIQETKEHENNQYSPKVLRARTEPEEHIFRDCFTDHTDGDSKNAEQDQEEAGQDEQNESPVEHISTSELEGSLIALSANVEKCNSSSEDNCSSTLLDHNCPAAETLNLPEQQTDLTDCPVADEHLNEKKKQETLDAGEVSNDQVSTETKLSDIETQPQEPAKEIPETIYCFREPGHNESGPCTVVAVADDHIEVKLEDMEDGHKPRPSDEVNFDIEDDENDEGQSFDFDDLDSEISANIQSPVKLGQEVSLTSEGEKNEVEAAGDETKEEDVDKSSGKLLGKGEQVSMVASQQPLEERSVDLQNPEAKSQTIVEDRNTNEEQPIAVQEVINVTCALKDISEEGVSVTVGQQEVETSERLMNANDVGGFPVEEGEEAIQYGSQQGSRGSIQSIEDAAGGDNDLTTMTSLKKGSKKGKGKGKEDCRMS comes from the exons GAGGAGAAAGACTATCAGGAAAAGGGAGCTCGAACCTCTTCAACGCTATCAGCGGCCACCCTCGGCTCGCTGGGTGGGTCTTCTTCCCGTAGAGGAAGTGGCGAAACGTCCCTCGTTGGTGACAATGAGACGTCCATACGGGAGATCAAG GAGATTCATGAGCTGAAGGATCAGATTCAAGATGTGGAGTCGAAGTACATGCAGAGCCTCAAAGAAGTTAAG GATGCCCTAGTTGAAGTGGAAGAGAAGTACCGTAAGGCTATGGTGTCCAACGCCCAGTTAGACAATGAGAAGAACAACCTGATGTACCAAGTGGACACCCTGAAGGACTCCCTCATGGAACTAGAGGAGCTGCTGTCTGAGTCACGACGCGAGTATGAGGAGAAGGCCAAG GACTTGGAGCGTGAGAAACATGCCCATGGTGTGCTGCAATTCCAGTTCACCACCATGAAGGAGACACTGAAACAGAGCGAGGAGCTACTAACC GAGATCCGTCAGATGCGTCTGAAACAGGATGGCTTAGTTAGGGATATCTCTGACCTGCAGGAAACAGTGGAGTGGAAGGATAAAAAGATTGGG GCCTTAGAACGGCAGAAGGAGTATGCTGACGCCATCCGAAATGAGCGAGATGAGCTCAGGGATGAGGTGGTCCAGCTGAAAGATATTCTAAAG AAACATGGAATTGTCCTCGGACCTGATCTTACCACCAATGGGGAAACGCTAGAGGTGGGCACTGAAGGGTCAGTGAGTGGAGATTCAGCTCCTCAATTGGCTCAGGACTCCCAGATGCCGCCCACAGAAGGGGGAAACGGCATGCTTG GCAGAGCTCAGGAGATGGAGTTGGAAGGTAGAGGAGATAAGGTGATGGAACCAGGAAGGTCCAGGCAGCAAGAAGACAGACATGAGGAAGAGGCTCGAGAGATCAAACTGACCTTGCCCAACCCCTGTAACCTCGCTTTTGttacagaaacagaaacatttacagaggCTCAGCCATTCTCCACTACACTGGTGAATGAGGTTGAGATGGAAGACCAAAAGATCTACAAGGACTCTGACAATGACATAACTGGTGCAGTCAAACATGGACCAATTTGTGATCCTGAGGTACTTGTGGTAGTAACAGCTTCTGAGGACAAGGTTACAGGAGAAGGTGATGGGTACAAAGCAGCAGGCATAGCGGGGACAGGGGGAGATGAGGTCACAAACAAAGGGGAAATGGGGATAAAAAATGACAAGGCAGATGATGCAGAAACCAAAGTCACCAACATCAGGGATGACACCAAAGAGAAGCCTTCCAAAGAGCCTACCTTAGAATCCAGTGCAGCAGATGAAACAGAAAATCTAGAATTGTGTAGAGAAGTTGTGAAAAGCATAGACTTGTGTTTTCAGCCTAGACAATCTGTTGAGGACATTGTGAACAATGGCACCCAAATTAGCCTGGGGAATGACCTTGATAGTAATAAGATTGAAGCAAACTGTGAGACCCAACCTGAGCCTCAAAAAACTAAGGCAGAAGTGTTACTAGAGACCAATGCACACCAAGGagggaagaagaagaggaaaggCAAGAAGAAGAAGGGAATGACACAAGATGATGAAAACCGGGAAGAGAACCATAGTTCAACTGAAAAAGATTTAGTCTCAATGAAAAATAGAACACATATTCCCCAAGGCACAGACCTTGATACTAGTGAGAGCCCTGTTGAATCAAAATCTGAGCCACAATCTGACGCTCTAAACATTAAAAATGCTGAAGCCCTACCGGAGACCACAGATCAAATCGACTCAAAGCCTGAGCCTCAATCTGAGCCtccaaaaactgaaaatgaagAAACCCTACCagagaacacagacaaacagccaCTTATTTCCCAAGACACAGATGTTGATGCTAATATGAGCTCAGTTGAATCAAAGCCTGAACCTAAGTCTGAgccttcaaaaataaaaaatgctgaaCCCCTACCAGAAATACAGCCACAAATTCCCCAAGGGACAGACTTGGATATTAGTAAGAGCCAAATCGGATCAAAATCTGAACCTCAGTCTGAGCCtccaaaaactgaaaatgatGAAACCCTACCagagaacacagacaaacagccaCCTGCTCAAGGTGGcaaaaagaagagaaagggCAAAAAGAAGGGAGAGAAACAAGGTAATGTAAAGCAGGAGAGCAAAACTGAAAAAGATCTGGCCTCCACCCCAGCTGATAAAGAGCCTGTAGACAACTTAGTAGAAGACGTTGTCACTATAGAAGCACAACAGCTTCTTGAGGTGGAGATTGGTTGTTTACCGGATAGAGAGCTCCAAATACCTGAAGAAACTGCACAAAATGTAGCTGAGGAGGAATGGAACCTAAAGGAAGTAGATGAAGTTGCAGAAGATGAAAGACTTGAGGTAAAGAATAAGGAGCAGCCCATTAAAaaccaagaaatatttcagtttggcCAGGCTAAGACTGAGGAAGTTGTtacaaagaagaaaaagaagaaaatgaagaaGGACCATGAAAAACCCTCAATCGAATCCGATAAATCAGATGGTGAGACGTCACTACTATGCCATGGGTCCAAAATTGAAATTGCTGATTCCATTGACCACTCCAAGTGTGTAATCAGTGCTGATTACCTTAAAGAGGAattggaatctaaaacaaattccCATGCTCAAACAGAGAAGTTGGGTTACACAAACAGTCCTGATAATTTTGCAGACGACTTGAACTCTTCTGCTAATGCAGAATGTTCATTAGGCTCTGACCTGTCCAAACCTGAGAATTTAAACAATGTCAAAGTGGAAGCATGTGTCACGCCCTCTGTTGAAGAAGCTGAAACAATCCAAGAAACAAAGGAACATGAGAATAATCAATACAGTCCCAAAGTTCTGAGAGCGAGAACTGAACCTGAAGAACATATTTTCCGTGATTGTTTCACTGATCACACAGACGGTGATAGCAAAAATGCAGAGCAAGACCAGGAAGAGGCAGGTCAGGATGAACAAAATGAAAGCCCAGTGGAGCATATAAGTACATCTGAACTTGAAGGCTCTTTGATAGCACTGTCAGCAAATGTAGAGAAATGCAACTCTTCATCAGAAGACAACTGTAGTAGCACATTGCTTGACCACAATTGCCCTGCTGCTGAGACTCTGAATCTGCCTGAGCAACAGACAGATCTAACTGATTGTCCAGTTGCTGACGAGCacttaaatgaaaagaaaaagcaaGAAACACTTGATGCAGGAGAGGTTTCCAATGATCAGGTCTCTACAGAGACCAAGCTGAGTGATATAGAAACACAACCACAGGAGCCTGCGAAAGAAATTCCAGAGACCATTTACTGCTTTAGGGAACCAGGCCACAATGAAAGCGGACCATGCACTGTTGTGGCTGTAGCGGACGATCACATTGAGGTTAAACTGGAAGATATGGAAGACGGCCACAAACCTAGACCCAGTGATGAGGTGAATTTTGACATAGAGGATGATGAAAATGACGAGGGCCAATCATTTGACTTTGATGACCTGGATTCTGAGATCTCTGCAAACATACAATCACCAGTCAAGTTAGGCCAGGAGGTGAGCTTGACGTctgaaggggaaaaaaatgagGTAGAGGCGGCTGGAGATGAGACAAAGGAGGAGGACGTGGACAAGTCTTCTGGCAAACTCTTGGGCAAAGGAGAGCAAGTTAGCATGGTGGCCAGTCAACAGCCACTTGAAGAGAGATCAGTGGACCTCCAAAACCCTGAAGCAAAATCACAAACCATAGTCGAGGACCGGAATACAAATGAAGAGCAACCTATTGCAGTCCAGGAAGTGATTAATGTAACATGTGCACTAAAAGATATTTCAGAGGAGGGAGTGAGTGTGACTGTTGGACAGCAAGAAGTAGAAACGAGTGAGAGACTGATGAATGCAAATGACGTAGGGGGTTTCCCTGtagaggagggggaagaggCGATCCAGTATGGGTCACAGCAAGGTAGTAGAGGAAGTATTCAAAGTATAGAGGATGCAGCAGGGGGCGATAATGACCTAACAACTATGACAAGTTTGAAAAAAGGTAGCAAGAAAGGAAAAGGTAAAGGGAAAGAAGACTGTCGAATGTCCTAG